The following proteins come from a genomic window of Pseudomonas sp. WJP1:
- a CDS encoding DUF2790 domain-containing protein, producing the protein MNSRALLVSIAFVCASSAGVAQANDTTSTQNVPSYHYGMPLHVGKVIALSEPTTLDCEVITATMKYIDSQSGQPEEIAYRKLSDACSYQN; encoded by the coding sequence ATGAACTCGCGCGCCCTGCTCGTTTCAATCGCCTTCGTCTGTGCTTCATCGGCCGGCGTTGCACAGGCCAATGACACCACCTCCACACAAAACGTGCCTTCCTACCACTACGGCATGCCATTGCACGTGGGCAAAGTGATTGCGCTGAGCGAACCCACCACCCTGGACTGCGAAGTGATTACCGCGACGATGAAGTACATCGACTCACAATCGGGCCAACCTGAAGAAATCGCCTATCGAAAACTTTCCGACGCTTGCAGTTATCAGAACTGA
- a CDS encoding DUF1652 domain-containing protein codes for MFLSALELRNIIESSFLPRRCQCTLSPDLSMTVKVYADGETDQIDLLKTGINAQQLNGCREINELIATLRSDLQHHHTEPGNTQGMRKAL; via the coding sequence ATGTTTCTTTCTGCCTTGGAACTTCGCAATATCATTGAAAGCAGTTTTCTTCCGAGACGCTGTCAATGCACGCTGTCGCCTGACTTGTCCATGACTGTAAAAGTGTATGCGGATGGGGAAACCGATCAAATCGATCTGTTGAAAACCGGGATAAACGCCCAGCAACTCAATGGCTGTCGGGAAATCAACGAACTGATAGCCACGCTGCGTTCCGATCTTCAGCATCACCACACGGAACCCGGAAATACCCAGGGGATGCGCAAAGCGCTTTAA
- the eco gene encoding serine protease inhibitor ecotin gives MGSSTLSTTLGLIAVTLSSIAHGAKLEEVAPFPKPESGFTRQVIHLAPQTREDDFQVQILAGKTLEVDCNRQRLGGILEEKNLQGWGYPFYRLEKVIGPMSTLMACPDGKRQQDFVPVVGDGFMLRYNSKLPIVLYVPKDVEVRYRVWSASSKVEKAVEE, from the coding sequence ATGGGTTCATCGACCCTCAGCACCACCCTCGGGCTGATCGCCGTCACGCTGTCGAGCATCGCCCACGGGGCAAAACTCGAAGAAGTTGCGCCCTTCCCGAAGCCGGAAAGTGGTTTCACCCGCCAGGTCATCCATCTCGCCCCGCAAACCCGTGAAGACGACTTCCAGGTCCAGATTCTTGCTGGCAAGACCCTGGAAGTCGACTGCAATCGCCAACGCCTGGGCGGCATTCTCGAAGAGAAGAACCTCCAAGGTTGGGGGTATCCGTTCTATCGACTGGAAAAAGTCATCGGTCCGATGAGCACGCTGATGGCCTGCCCGGATGGCAAGCGCCAACAGGATTTCGTGCCGGTGGTCGGTGACGGTTTCATGCTGCGCTACAACAGCAAACTGCCGATCGTGCTCTATGTGCCCAAGGACGTCGAGGTTCGCTACCGGGTCTGGTCGGCCTCGAGCAAGGTCGAGAAGGCTGTCGAGGAATAA
- a CDS encoding PQQ-dependent sugar dehydrogenase, whose protein sequence is MLRKTFLATFCAGTLLATSAPVLAATTQDMQSEQGTLEVTPIATGLEHPWALAFLPDRQGMLVTERPGNLRVVTAEGKLSAPLNGVPKVWAKGQGGLLDVALSPDFRQDRMIYLSYAEGGGQGGKAGTAVGRGRLSEDLTTLKDFRVIFRQEPKLSVGNHFGSRLVFDRDGYLFVTLGENNDRPTAQDLDKLQGKVVRIYSDGKVPDDNPFASQAGVRPEIWAYGVRNPQGAALNPWTGTLWENEHGPLGGDEVNIIERGKNYGWPLATHGVNYSGQPIPEAKGKTAEGTLGPHHVWEKSPGLSGLAFYDGDRFKAWQHNAFIGALVTRELIRLQFDGDKVIHEERLLGELDKRIRDVRQGPDGYLYVLTDEGDGALYKIGLK, encoded by the coding sequence ATGTTGCGTAAAACCTTCCTGGCCACTTTCTGCGCCGGCACTTTGTTAGCCACCAGCGCGCCTGTTCTGGCAGCGACCACCCAAGACATGCAAAGCGAGCAGGGCACCCTCGAGGTCACGCCAATCGCGACAGGACTTGAGCACCCCTGGGCGTTGGCCTTTCTGCCAGACCGCCAGGGAATGCTGGTCACCGAACGACCGGGCAACTTGCGTGTGGTGACGGCCGAGGGCAAGTTGTCGGCGCCGCTCAACGGCGTGCCCAAGGTCTGGGCCAAGGGGCAGGGCGGTTTGCTGGATGTGGCGTTGTCCCCCGACTTCAGGCAAGACCGGATGATTTACCTGTCCTATGCCGAAGGCGGCGGCCAGGGTGGCAAGGCAGGTACCGCGGTCGGCCGCGGACGACTGTCCGAAGACCTGACGACACTGAAGGATTTCCGGGTGATTTTCCGCCAGGAGCCCAAACTCTCAGTGGGCAACCATTTTGGTTCGCGGCTGGTGTTCGACCGGGACGGCTATCTGTTCGTTACCTTGGGCGAAAACAACGATCGCCCCACCGCCCAGGACCTCGACAAGTTGCAGGGCAAGGTCGTCAGGATCTATTCGGACGGTAAGGTGCCCGACGACAACCCCTTTGCCTCCCAGGCCGGCGTGCGCCCGGAAATATGGGCCTACGGCGTTCGCAACCCGCAAGGCGCGGCGCTCAACCCCTGGACCGGCACGCTCTGGGAAAACGAACACGGTCCGCTGGGCGGTGATGAGGTCAACATCATCGAACGCGGCAAGAATTACGGTTGGCCGCTGGCCACCCATGGCGTCAATTACTCGGGTCAGCCGATTCCCGAAGCCAAAGGAAAAACCGCCGAAGGCACCCTCGGGCCGCATCATGTCTGGGAAAAATCCCCGGGTCTGAGCGGTTTGGCGTTCTACGACGGCGACCGCTTCAAGGCCTGGCAGCACAACGCGTTCATTGGTGCCCTGGTGACCCGGGAGCTGATCCGCCTGCAGTTCGACGGCGACAAGGTGATTCACGAAGAACGCTTGCTTGGCGAGCTCGACAAGCGCATCCGCGATGTGCGGCAAGGGCCGGATGGGTATTTGTATGTGCTGACCGATGAAGGGGATGGGGCGTTGTACAAGATAGGGTTGAAGTAA
- the ku gene encoding non-homologous end joining protein Ku — translation MARAIWKGAISFGLVHIPVALVSATSSQGVDFDWLDSRSMDPVGYKRVNKVTGKEVTKEHIVKGVQYEKGRYVVLSEEEIRSAHPLSTQTIDIFAFVDSEQIPLQNIDTPYYLAPDKRGGKVYALLRETLTKTNKVALARVVLHTRQYLAALMPLESAMVLVKLRWPAEVRSLDELALGPDVTKAELAKGELDMAKRLVEDMSVEWSPDDYRDEFEDKIMALVDKKAHEGKIEDVETATGEDERKTADVIDLTELLKRSLGGKGGSKPAAKAKSTTKPAARKKVSK, via the coding sequence ATGGCACGGGCAATCTGGAAAGGCGCGATCAGTTTCGGGTTGGTGCATATCCCTGTGGCGCTGGTTTCGGCGACGTCATCCCAAGGGGTGGATTTCGACTGGCTGGACAGTCGCAGCATGGACCCGGTGGGCTATAAACGTGTCAATAAAGTCACCGGCAAGGAAGTCACCAAAGAGCACATCGTCAAAGGCGTGCAATACGAAAAGGGCCGCTACGTGGTGCTCAGCGAAGAGGAGATTCGCTCGGCGCATCCGCTGTCGACCCAGACCATCGATATCTTTGCCTTCGTCGACAGCGAGCAGATCCCCCTGCAGAACATCGACACGCCCTACTACCTGGCCCCGGATAAACGCGGCGGCAAGGTCTATGCCCTGTTGCGCGAAACCCTGACCAAAACCAATAAAGTCGCGCTGGCCCGTGTGGTGCTGCATACCCGCCAGTACCTGGCGGCCTTGATGCCGCTGGAATCGGCCATGGTTCTGGTGAAGCTGCGCTGGCCGGCGGAAGTGCGCAGCCTGGACGAGCTGGCATTAGGCCCGGACGTGACCAAGGCCGAACTGGCCAAGGGTGAACTGGACATGGCCAAGCGCCTGGTAGAGGACATGAGTGTCGAGTGGTCGCCGGACGATTACCGGGACGAATTCGAAGACAAGATCATGGCCCTGGTGGACAAGAAGGCCCATGAAGGCAAGATCGAGGATGTTGAAACGGCCACTGGCGAAGATGAGCGCAAGACGGCGGATGTCATTGACTTGACCGAGTTGCTCAAGCGCAGTTTGGGTGGCAAGGGCGGGAGCAAACCTGCTGCCAAGGCCAAATCAACGACCAAACCGGCGGCGAGGAAAAAAGTCAGCAAATAA
- the lpxO gene encoding lipid A hydroxylase LpxO: protein MKLIIAAVYVVSIAYVHLRGRVRHKLGRQLSDHSTFLAPINCFLYMFSKIPNKPFLNPADFPDLALLQTHWQEIRAEGQNLLTAGEIKRSHDYDDVGFNSFFKTGWKRFYLKWYGDSHPSAMKLCPRTTELVQGIGSIKAAMFAELPPGSKLVRHRDPYAGSYRYHLGLETPNDAGCYINVDGQNYHWRDGEAVMFDETFIHYAENTTDQNRIILFCDVERPMKYRWAAAFNGWFSRHVMSAAGAPNEAGDKTGGINRLFGRIYKIRLRAKALKKRNRKLYYLQKWAFFGGLLAIFVMV from the coding sequence GTGAAACTCATCATTGCCGCTGTCTACGTTGTATCCATCGCGTATGTCCACCTGCGTGGTCGTGTACGCCACAAACTGGGCCGTCAACTGAGCGACCACTCGACGTTCCTGGCGCCGATCAATTGCTTCCTTTATATGTTCTCGAAAATCCCCAACAAGCCGTTTCTCAACCCGGCGGATTTTCCCGACCTGGCGCTGCTGCAGACCCACTGGCAAGAAATTCGCGCCGAAGGTCAGAACCTGCTGACAGCGGGGGAGATCAAGCGCTCCCATGATTACGATGATGTCGGCTTCAACTCCTTCTTCAAGACTGGCTGGAAGCGCTTCTATCTCAAGTGGTACGGCGATAGTCACCCATCGGCCATGAAACTGTGCCCACGCACCACTGAACTGGTGCAGGGCATCGGCTCGATCAAGGCGGCGATGTTCGCCGAATTGCCGCCGGGTTCCAAGCTGGTTCGCCATCGCGATCCCTATGCCGGTTCCTACCGGTATCACCTGGGCCTGGAAACGCCCAATGATGCCGGTTGCTACATCAACGTCGATGGCCAGAACTATCACTGGCGCGACGGTGAGGCGGTGATGTTCGACGAGACGTTCATTCATTACGCAGAGAACACCACTGACCAGAACCGCATCATCCTGTTCTGCGATGTCGAGCGTCCGATGAAATATCGTTGGGCTGCTGCGTTCAATGGCTGGTTCAGCCGCCATGTGATGTCGGCAGCCGGTGCGCCGAATGAAGCGGGTGACAAGACCGGAGGCATCAACCGCCTGTTCGGCAGGATCTACAAGATCCGCCTGCGCGCCAAAGCCTTGAAGAAGCGTAATCGCAAGCTTTATTACCTGCAGAAGTGGGCGTTCTTTGGTGGTTTGCTGGCGATCTTCGTCATGGTCTGA